One segment of Nothobranchius furzeri strain GRZ-AD chromosome 13, NfurGRZ-RIMD1, whole genome shotgun sequence DNA contains the following:
- the timm8b gene encoding mitochondrial import inner membrane translocase subunit Tim8 B, giving the protein MDSFDNLSASEKAEGSELQKMIAIEQQKAQFQAQVHTFTDVCWDKCVDSPGAKLDYRTETCLVNCVERFIDTTLSITNRFTQMVQKGAH; this is encoded by the exons ATGGACAGTTTTGACAACTTAAGCGCCTCTGAGAAGGCAGAAGGGTCTGAACTTCAGAAGATGATCGCCATAGAGCAGCAGAAGGCCCAGTTCCAGGCTCAG GTGCACACTTTCACTGATGTCTGCTGGGACAAGTGCGTGGATAGTCCGGGCGCCAAGCTGGACTACCGGACAGAGACCTGCCTGGTGAACTGTGTTGAGAGATTCATCGACACCACTCTGAGCATCACCAACCGCTTCACACAGATGGTTCAGAAAGGAGCGCACTGA
- the sdhdb gene encoding succinate dehydrogenase [ubiquinone] cytochrome b small subunit B, mitochondrial has product MAAIVRLSSMCRRGVKPLFYQSPLLSRPVAALQRDHEQQHLPTARIHSSQALHGSDAKAASRHWTAERVLSVVLLAMGPVAYFSPGPVVDYSLAAALTLHGHWGLGQVLTDYVHGETKVKIASAGLFVLSTVTFAGLCYFNYNDVGICKAVALLWSK; this is encoded by the exons ATGGCTGCCATCGTCAGATTGAGCTCTATGTGCCGCAGAGGAGTAAAAC CTCTGTTCTACCAAAGCCCCCTGCTCTCCAGACCAGTTGCAGCCCTACAGAGAGACCATGAGCAGCAGCACCTGCCAACTGCCAGGATTCATTCTTCACAAGCTCTGcatg GCTCTGACGCTAAAGCCGCTTCGCGTCACTGGACAGCAGAGCGAGTGCTGAGCGTGGTGCTGCTCGCCATGGGCCCTGTAGCATACTTTAGCCCTGGTCCTGTGGTGGACTACTCCCTGGCTGCTGCTCTAACTCTACATGGACACTG GGGTCTGGGCCAGGTGTTAACTGACTATGTTCATGGGGAAACAAAGGTTAAAATAGCCAGCGCAGGTCTCTTCGTCCTGTCCACTGTCACCTTTGCTGGTCTGTGTTACTTCAACTACAACGATGTGGGCATCTGCAAAGCCGTCGCTCTGCTCTGGAGCAAATAA